The Poecilia reticulata strain Guanapo linkage group LG13, Guppy_female_1.0+MT, whole genome shotgun sequence genome has a segment encoding these proteins:
- the sst1.1 gene encoding somatostatin 1, tandem duplicate 1, translating into MLSSLSLRCLLLLLLSLSASISGSSAAQRDSKLRLLLHRTPLLSSKQDASRSSLAELLLSDLLQMENEALEEDGFGLPEGEPEDIRVDLERAASSGPLLAPRERKAGCKNFFWKTFTSC; encoded by the exons ATGCTCTCCTCCCTCAGCCTGCGctgcctcctcctgctccttctcTCCCTCAGCGCCTCCATCAGCGGCTCCTCCGCCGCGCAGAGAGACTCCAAACTCCGCCTGCTGCTGCACCGGACCCCGCTGCTCAGCTCCAAACAG GACGCGTCTCGCTCCTCGCTGGCGGAGCTGCTCCTCTCCGACCTCCTGCAGATGGAGAACGAGGCTCTGGAGGAGGACGGGTTCGGCCTCCCTGAAGGCGAGCCGGAGGACATCCGCGTGGACCTGGAGCGCGCCGCCAGCAGCGGGCCGCTGTTGGCCCCCCGGGAGAGGAAGGCGGGCTGCAAGAACTTCTTCTGGAAGACCTTCACGTCCTGCTGA